A single region of the Eulemur rufifrons isolate Redbay chromosome 8, OSU_ERuf_1, whole genome shotgun sequence genome encodes:
- the ZFP69B gene encoding zinc finger protein 69 homolog B isoform X2: MLENYGNLVSVGYQLSKPGVISQLEKGEEPWLMEREISGCPGSDLESKTETKESALKNDISWEELHHGLVMERSTRGSTLYSTLGRISKCDNLESQQENQEIGEGQIPLICKKMLAQDGGQESNRCEKKISVNSKVMPGQINLSRKRDHKYDTSGKRSRYNLDLINNSRSYTKMKTFECNICEKIFKQLIHLTEHMRIHTGEKPFRCKECGKAFSQSSSLIPHQRIHTGEKPYECKECGKTFRHPSSLTQHVRIHTGEKPYECGVCEKAFSQSIGLIQHLRTHVREKPFTCKDCGKAFFQIRHLRQHEIIHTGVKPYICNVCSKTFSHSTYLTQHQRTHTGERPYKCKECGKAFSQRIHLSIHQRVHTGVKPYECSHCGKAFRHDSSFAKHQRIHTGEKPYDCNECGKAFSCSSSLIRHCKTHLRNTFSNVM, from the exons ATGCTGGAGAACTATGGGAACCTGGTCTCAGTGG GATATCAGCTTTCCAAACCTGGTGTGATTTCCCAgttggagaaaggagaagaaCCATGGCTGATGGAGAGAGAGATTTCAGGATGTCCAGGTTCAG ACTTGGAGAGTAAAACAGAAACCAAAGAGTCAGCCTTAAAGAATGACATCTCATGGGAAGAATTACACCATGGTCTGGTGATGGAAAGGTCTACCAGAGGAAGCACCTTGTATTCCACGTTGGGAAGAATCTCCAAATGTGATAATTTAGAAAGCCAGCAGGAAAACCAAGAAATAGGTGAGGGGCAAATCCCCTTGATCTGCAAGAAAATGCTTGCTCAGGACGGAGGCCAAGAATCTAACagatgtgagaaaaaaattagtgtGAATTCAAAAGTTATGCCAGGACAAATAAATCTTTCAAGAAAACGAGATCATAAATACGACACATCTGGAAAAAGAAGCAGATACAATTTAGATTTAATTAATAATTCAAGGAGTTATACAAAGATGAAAACTTTTGAAtgtaatatttgtgaaaaaatcTTCAAACAGCTCATTCACCTTACTGAACACatgagaattcatactggagagaaacctttcagatgtaaggaatgtggaaaagcctttagcCAAAGTTCATCCCTTATTCCACATCAGAGAatccatactggtgagaaaccctatgaatgtaaggaatgtgggaaaaccTTCAGACATCCTTCATCCCTTACTCAACATGTTAGAATTCATACTGGGGAGAAGCCCTATGAATGTGGGGTATGTGAGAAAGCCTTTAGCCAGAGCATTGGACTGATCCAGCATCTGAGAACTCATGTTAGAGAGAAACCTTTTACATGCAAAGACTGTGGAAAAGCATTTTTCCAGATTAGACACCTTAGGCAGCATGAGATTATTCATACTGGTGTGAAACCCTATATTTGTAACGTATGCAGTAAAACCTTCAGCCATAGCACATACCTAACCCAACACCAGAGAACTCATACAGGAGAAAGACCatataaatgtaaggaatgtgggaaagcctttagccAGAGAATACATCTTTCTATCCATCAGAGAGTCCATACTGGAGTGAAACCTTATGAATGCAGTCattgtgggaaagcctttaggCATGATTCATCCTTTGctaaacatcagagaattcatactggagaaaaaccttatgattgtaatgaatgtggaaaagccttcagctGTAGTTCATCACTTATTAGACACTGCAAAACACATTTAAGAAATACCTTCAGCAATGTTATGTGA